Proteins co-encoded in one uncultured Draconibacterium sp. genomic window:
- a CDS encoding type IX secretion system membrane protein PorP/SprF, protein MMKAKLNIIKGLGILAIVIAAFTSNAQQDPMFTQYMFNTQTINPAYAGTWESIGFMALGRNQWSGWEGAPTTYTFSVQAPLKNERVALGLNVMNDKVGLEKRFYVFADYSYLLPLSSKVNLRLGLKGGFTNYSNNLAEYTILDPGDPNFAGEIKNAFKPNFGAGAFLYSKRAYVGLSIPKLVSTTFDNDMKSFSVEGELRHYFLIAGAVFDMGENVKFKPTMFTKASFTSETGTPLQFDFTGNFLIKEKLWLGAMYRTGASYGVIAQWIFDQKLRIGYAIDFTTNNMKYYSHETHEVMISYELRLKKEKVVSPRYF, encoded by the coding sequence ATGATGAAAGCAAAATTAAATATAATCAAAGGTTTAGGGATTCTGGCAATAGTAATAGCTGCATTTACTTCAAATGCCCAGCAGGACCCGATGTTTACACAATACATGTTTAATACACAAACCATTAACCCGGCTTATGCCGGTACATGGGAATCCATCGGGTTTATGGCTCTGGGACGTAATCAGTGGTCCGGTTGGGAAGGAGCTCCTACAACTTATACCTTTTCGGTACAGGCTCCACTAAAAAATGAACGTGTGGCCCTGGGATTAAATGTTATGAATGACAAAGTTGGATTAGAAAAACGTTTTTATGTTTTTGCCGATTATTCTTACCTACTTCCTCTCAGCAGCAAAGTGAATCTAAGACTGGGACTTAAAGGAGGTTTTACCAATTACTCGAACAATTTAGCAGAGTATACCATTTTAGACCCGGGCGATCCGAATTTTGCGGGTGAAATAAAAAATGCATTCAAACCAAACTTTGGTGCAGGGGCCTTTTTATACAGCAAAAGAGCCTATGTCGGGCTTTCAATTCCGAAATTAGTGAGTACTACTTTTGATAACGACATGAAAAGTTTTTCGGTTGAAGGTGAATTACGTCACTATTTCCTGATTGCAGGTGCCGTTTTTGATATGGGCGAGAATGTAAAATTCAAACCGACCATGTTTACCAAAGCTTCGTTTACTTCGGAAACAGGTACTCCGCTTCAGTTCGACTTTACCGGAAACTTCCTGATTAAAGAAAAATTGTGGTTGGGGGCGATGTATCGTACAGGTGCTTCTTACGGTGTTATTGCTCAATGGATATTCGACCAGAAATTACGTATTGGTTATGCTATTGATTTTACGACTAACAATATGAAATATTACAGTCATGAAACACATGAAGTAATGATCTCTTACGAACTCAGACTTAAGAAAGAAAAAGTGGTATCACCGAGATACTTCTAG
- a CDS encoding (2Fe-2S)-binding protein — translation MCNFVDESEIKKLLEKGADSTAQIQSLTRAGTSCGRCLPVIDGLVEEHLKTKPKPQQGKLRLGF, via the coding sequence ATGTGTAATTTTGTTGATGAATCGGAGATAAAAAAACTGCTGGAAAAAGGAGCCGATTCTACTGCTCAGATTCAATCGTTAACACGTGCCGGAACATCTTGTGGCCGTTGTTTGCCCGTTATTGATGGTTTGGTTGAAGAGCATTTAAAAACAAAACCCAAGCCTCAGCAAGGAAAGCTGCGACTCGGGTTCTAA
- a CDS encoding HD domain-containing protein yields the protein METKTILAIKKFNEYVDSFAGLSEDQLTNFEIKKNHSLRVADLALHLAKNMELNETEARLAYLIGLFHDIGRFRQLKEYNTFNDAKSVDHAELGIEVLQQGDFFNELDDEQEELIFLAIQQHNKLGLIEDMTDKERLFAKLIRDADKLDILRVITDYYSNPKATPNHTLTWEMPKGGTVSKDVSKQILKGIPVAKESITNELDIKVMQLSWVYDLNYRPSFELMMEKRYLEKIYNSMPKNDRVIEIYRKVKVFVENKFIA from the coding sequence ATGGAGACGAAAACAATACTGGCTATAAAGAAGTTTAACGAGTACGTTGACTCTTTTGCCGGACTTAGTGAAGATCAGCTTACGAATTTCGAGATAAAGAAAAATCATTCATTACGCGTTGCTGATTTGGCTTTACATTTGGCTAAAAATATGGAGCTCAACGAAACGGAAGCTCGACTTGCTTATTTAATAGGCTTGTTTCACGATATTGGACGGTTTAGGCAGCTGAAAGAGTACAACACTTTTAATGATGCCAAGTCGGTTGATCATGCCGAATTGGGAATTGAAGTATTGCAGCAAGGCGACTTTTTTAATGAGCTGGATGACGAGCAGGAGGAATTGATATTTCTGGCAATCCAACAGCACAATAAGCTGGGGCTTATAGAGGATATGACGGATAAAGAACGACTTTTTGCGAAACTAATCCGCGATGCCGATAAGCTTGATATTCTGCGTGTAATAACCGATTATTATTCAAATCCGAAGGCAACGCCAAATCATACTTTAACCTGGGAAATGCCAAAAGGAGGAACGGTTTCAAAAGATGTTTCGAAACAGATATTAAAAGGGATCCCGGTGGCAAAAGAAAGCATAACAAACGAACTTGATATTAAAGTTATGCAGCTTTCGTGGGTGTACGATTTAAATTACAGACCATCGTTCGAGTTAATGATGGAAAAGCGTTACCTCGAAAAAATCTATAACTCGATGCCCAAAAACGATAGGGTGATTGAAATCTACCGAAAAGTAAAAGTATTTGTAGAAAATAAGTTTATTGCCTGA
- a CDS encoding ATP-dependent Clp protease proteolytic subunit — MIQANVIPMVIDNSGSGERAYDIYSLLLKERIVFLGGPINEPVARIVVAQLLYLNSVDQKRPISLYIQSPGGEVYAGLAIYDTMKMLSSPVSTYSIGFTGSMGTFLLSAGEKGSRFALPHATIHMHPTGGGAKGYTEDVRIATQEQERLQTQLFHLMGNNTGHTWQEIEDFFIRDKYLNAQEAKNFGIVDEVLGDASDIVILNKLRPEVDLMLNEKARGILNQ; from the coding sequence ATGATACAGGCAAATGTAATACCAATGGTAATCGATAACTCAGGCAGTGGTGAACGGGCCTATGATATCTATAGCCTTTTACTTAAAGAACGGATTGTCTTTCTTGGCGGGCCAATAAATGAACCTGTTGCAAGAATAGTAGTTGCCCAACTATTGTACCTGAACAGCGTTGACCAAAAGCGTCCTATCAGTTTATATATACAAAGTCCGGGAGGGGAAGTTTATGCCGGTTTAGCCATTTACGATACAATGAAAATGCTTTCATCTCCTGTATCGACTTATTCGATCGGATTTACAGGTAGTATGGGAACATTTTTATTAAGTGCAGGAGAGAAAGGCAGCCGGTTTGCACTTCCTCATGCAACTATTCACATGCATCCTACCGGAGGAGGGGCTAAAGGTTATACCGAAGATGTAAGGATTGCAACTCAGGAACAGGAACGGCTTCAAACACAACTGTTTCATTTAATGGGTAACAACACCGGACATACCTGGCAAGAAATCGAAGATTTTTTCATAAGAGATAAATACCTAAATGCGCAGGAAGCCAAGAATTTTGGAATTGTAGATGAAGTACTTGGGGATGCAAGCGACATTGTTATTTTGAACAAGCTAAGACCAGAAGTAGACCTTATGCTTAATGAAAAAGCAAGAGGAATATTAAACCAGTAG
- a CDS encoding sigma-70 family RNA polymerase sigma factor — translation METLEEIADIEIITSGNYEMEEVYEQVFPAVARLVSFTGGSFDDAKDIFHDALVIFMERDSQNPVDAIKSDKAYILGISKHLWIRKSQKDSHRISLSSMENEIVIPDDYFPTTNNKRLLNFLKIAGKRCLDLLRAFYFQQLPIKEIAGNLGYSNEHSVSVQKYKCLEKVRNTVKEKSLTYENFTE, via the coding sequence ATGGAAACATTAGAAGAAATAGCCGATATTGAAATAATAACATCCGGGAATTACGAGATGGAAGAAGTATATGAGCAGGTTTTTCCGGCGGTCGCCAGACTTGTTAGTTTTACAGGAGGTTCTTTTGATGATGCGAAAGACATCTTTCATGATGCACTGGTGATTTTTATGGAAAGAGATTCTCAAAATCCTGTAGACGCCATTAAATCTGACAAAGCGTATATCTTAGGTATTTCAAAACACCTGTGGATTAGAAAAAGCCAAAAGGATAGTCATCGTATTTCGTTAAGCAGCATGGAAAACGAAATCGTAATACCAGACGATTACTTTCCAACAACAAACAATAAGCGATTACTCAATTTTTTGAAGATCGCAGGAAAAAGGTGCTTGGATTTGCTTCGTGCTTTTTATTTCCAGCAATTACCAATAAAAGAGATTGCAGGTAATCTGGGCTATTCAAACGAACATTCAGTGAGTGTACAGAAATATAAGTGTCTTGAAAAAGTTAGAAATACAGTAAAAGAAAAATCTTTGACTTATGAAAACTTCACAGAATAA
- a CDS encoding carboxypeptidase-like regulatory domain-containing protein, with translation MNLNFIFLVLLMLLGFVSGAQTSDDYVTITGHVTDYQNNPLDSVSVTWQDKRFTKAVAETTTDRKGYYEIKLKKGRYYCMSALNMKQYIVTGSTLPAEDLRLEFWGWNYIVDRDTVFNMQYHRLEVYGINVFSIQGGTPGYMIYFRPMSLTRTLDYGLPSKGKVRLAPSPENMKIKVTVNGEEVAVLNKQEVEEYWSETESTNAYLLTVDLPKKRNALPYLVFRVQMTDLENGDMGEATYFLEKKEYVD, from the coding sequence ATGAATTTGAATTTTATTTTTCTGGTGCTCTTAATGTTGCTGGGATTTGTGTCAGGTGCCCAAACTTCTGACGATTATGTTACGATAACGGGGCATGTAACCGATTATCAGAATAATCCGCTTGACAGTGTTTCGGTTACCTGGCAAGACAAACGTTTTACAAAAGCGGTTGCTGAAACAACGACCGATAGAAAAGGGTATTACGAGATTAAGCTTAAAAAAGGACGATATTACTGCATGAGTGCACTGAACATGAAGCAATATATTGTAACCGGCTCTACATTACCCGCAGAAGATTTGCGGTTGGAATTCTGGGGCTGGAACTATATTGTTGACCGGGATACAGTTTTTAATATGCAATACCACAGACTGGAAGTTTACGGTATAAATGTGTTCAGTATCCAGGGCGGGACTCCGGGGTATATGATTTACTTCCGTCCGATGAGCCTCACCAGAACTCTTGATTATGGACTTCCGTCGAAAGGGAAAGTTCGCCTTGCTCCTTCACCGGAGAACATGAAAATAAAAGTAACTGTAAACGGTGAAGAAGTTGCCGTATTAAACAAACAGGAGGTAGAAGAATACTGGTCTGAAACCGAGTCAACAAATGCCTATTTACTCACGGTTGACCTACCAAAGAAAAGGAATGCGCTTCCTTACCTGGTTTTTCGTGTACAAATGACCGATCTTGAAAATGGCGATATGGGAGAAGCAACCTATTTTCTGGAGAAAAAAGAATACGTGGATTAG
- a CDS encoding Crp/Fnr family transcriptional regulator, with product MAFLNKYLELDEIADVKNFFLGKGTVKEYKKNDFFVRQGQKHDHAGFIREGGFRYLGSTSKGKEQIIGYSFENDFVVDYGSFQSQKKAIVDIQAIRSSVVLCVSHDELNEFYQHHIKNIRGQLAETLFEDIYGRLVSLYCDSPKERYLKLLAQYPDILDLITLREIASFIKIEPETLSRIRKKILLAENS from the coding sequence ATGGCTTTTCTGAATAAATACCTGGAATTGGATGAAATTGCAGACGTGAAGAATTTCTTTCTCGGGAAAGGTACTGTAAAAGAATACAAGAAGAATGATTTCTTTGTGCGACAGGGACAAAAACATGATCATGCAGGTTTTATCAGGGAAGGTGGCTTCCGATATTTGGGATCCACTTCTAAGGGAAAGGAGCAAATCATTGGCTACAGTTTTGAAAATGACTTTGTTGTTGATTACGGATCTTTTCAGTCTCAAAAAAAGGCAATTGTCGATATACAGGCAATTAGAAGCAGTGTCGTACTGTGCGTCAGTCACGATGAACTCAATGAGTTCTATCAACATCACATAAAAAATATCAGAGGACAATTAGCAGAAACCCTTTTCGAAGATATTTACGGCAGGTTGGTTTCCTTGTATTGTGATTCTCCAAAGGAACGGTATCTGAAACTGTTGGCACAATATCCTGATATTTTGGACCTGATCACATTACGAGAAATAGCTTCATTTATTAAAATTGAACCAGAAACACTAAGTCGGATACGAAAAAAAATATTGCTGGCCGAGAACTCTTGA
- a CDS encoding Crp/Fnr family transcriptional regulator — MPILKKYMELEGIVGIRQFFEAEGIPKEYKRNEFFMRRGQRHNHIGFILEGGFRYLGYSSEGKEQIVGYSFESDFVVDYATFQVQEPPAIDTQSIKKSTVLSLTYDQLNAYFECCGIPDLRSKVAEALLNDFGTRLLSMYCDTPEERYIKLIDRYSDILNLVSLKEIASLIKVTPETLSRIRKKLKNLDLNQEF, encoded by the coding sequence ATGCCAATTCTAAAAAAATATATGGAGCTTGAAGGAATTGTTGGAATACGACAGTTTTTTGAAGCAGAAGGAATTCCTAAAGAATACAAAAGGAATGAATTTTTCATGCGCCGGGGACAACGCCATAACCATATTGGATTTATTCTCGAAGGTGGATTCAGATATCTGGGATATTCTTCGGAAGGGAAAGAACAAATAGTTGGTTATAGTTTCGAAAGTGATTTTGTTGTAGATTATGCAACGTTCCAGGTTCAGGAGCCTCCTGCTATTGATACCCAATCTATAAAAAAAAGCACAGTACTCTCACTTACCTATGATCAGCTTAATGCATATTTTGAATGCTGTGGAATTCCTGACCTCAGGAGTAAAGTAGCAGAAGCTCTGCTTAACGATTTTGGCACCCGGCTGCTTTCAATGTACTGCGACACACCCGAAGAACGTTATATAAAGCTTATTGACCGTTACTCTGACATTTTAAATTTAGTAAGTCTGAAAGAAATAGCTTCGTTAATAAAAGTTACGCCTGAGACATTAAGCCGAATCCGTAAGAAACTAAAGAACCTTGATTTGAATCAAGAGTTTTGA
- the lnt gene encoding apolipoprotein N-acyltransferase, translated as MKRFHRLLLSLSTGVLLSLPWLGFPGWVLFVAFIPLLYLENFFFKYKEGFPPVSLWGHVFLAALIWNVLASWWMTKVSLVGVGAAMIFNAFLMSLVWWVAHSIRRKLSSPLGYISLVVFVISLEYLQFKWDIEWPCLQLGSVLANTVKIIQWYEYTGTFGGTLWILLVNLFLFQLLSNIQLKSPLKKTVTSSIVLLVLVIVPLIISFQMYLSYKENENPINVAIVQPNVDPYNEKFDMEAETQKLDDFLRLASEVTTDTTDFIIGPETLFEHQTLWNEATFESNTFLNRLESFLQKYENTELVFGVSSYEVYLNEEDITYSAQHNNGVTYDRYNTAMLFSKAGEIQTYHKSKLVAGVEKVPFQKYFSFLKNNFIDLGGASGSLGRQKEASNLIAEKAVIAPVICFESVFGEYVTDYVKKGANVIFVITNDGWWKNSRGYKQHLLFSQLRAVETRRSIARSANTGTSCFINQRGDVLQATNWWHEAAIAGSINKNETLTFYVKHGNFIARTSVFISVLMVLLAFVKKFA; from the coding sequence ATGAAACGCTTTCACAGGCTATTACTTTCGCTTAGTACCGGTGTACTGTTAAGTTTACCCTGGCTCGGATTTCCCGGCTGGGTGCTTTTTGTTGCATTTATTCCGCTACTTTACCTCGAAAATTTCTTTTTTAAGTATAAAGAAGGTTTTCCGCCCGTTTCGTTATGGGGGCATGTGTTTCTTGCTGCATTAATTTGGAATGTTTTGGCATCCTGGTGGATGACTAAAGTGTCGCTGGTAGGAGTGGGGGCTGCCATGATCTTCAATGCTTTCCTAATGTCGTTGGTTTGGTGGGTGGCTCATTCTATTCGAAGAAAATTATCGTCGCCGCTGGGTTATATTTCGCTGGTAGTATTTGTAATTTCACTCGAATACCTGCAGTTTAAATGGGACATTGAATGGCCTTGCCTGCAATTGGGAAGTGTATTGGCCAATACTGTTAAAATCATTCAGTGGTATGAATATACGGGAACTTTTGGCGGAACGCTTTGGATTCTTCTTGTCAATCTTTTTCTGTTTCAATTATTGAGCAATATTCAGTTAAAAAGTCCACTGAAAAAAACGGTTACCAGCTCAATAGTATTACTGGTTTTGGTGATCGTGCCGCTTATCATTTCCTTTCAGATGTATTTGTCATACAAGGAAAACGAAAATCCAATAAACGTTGCCATAGTACAACCCAATGTCGATCCGTATAATGAAAAGTTTGATATGGAAGCAGAAACGCAAAAGTTGGATGATTTTCTGCGTTTGGCCTCCGAAGTAACGACCGATACTACTGACTTTATTATTGGACCGGAAACTTTGTTTGAGCATCAAACACTTTGGAATGAAGCCACTTTTGAATCAAATACATTTTTAAACCGTCTGGAAAGTTTTCTTCAAAAGTATGAAAACACGGAACTGGTTTTTGGTGTTTCGTCATATGAAGTGTATCTCAATGAAGAAGATATTACCTATTCGGCACAGCACAACAACGGCGTAACTTACGACCGGTACAATACGGCTATGCTTTTTTCCAAAGCTGGTGAGATACAGACCTACCATAAATCGAAACTGGTTGCCGGTGTTGAGAAGGTCCCATTTCAAAAATATTTCTCCTTTCTGAAAAACAACTTTATTGATTTGGGAGGTGCTTCCGGATCGCTCGGGAGACAAAAAGAAGCCTCAAACCTGATAGCCGAAAAAGCGGTAATAGCGCCAGTAATTTGTTTTGAGTCGGTGTTTGGTGAGTATGTGACAGATTACGTAAAAAAAGGAGCCAATGTAATTTTTGTAATTACCAACGATGGCTGGTGGAAAAACTCGCGTGGTTATAAACAGCATCTGTTGTTTTCGCAATTGCGTGCAGTTGAAACGCGGCGAAGCATTGCACGATCGGCTAACACCGGAACGTCATGCTTTATTAACCAGCGTGGCGATGTTTTGCAAGCAACAAATTGGTGGCACGAAGCTGCTATTGCCGGATCGATCAACAAAAATGAGACGCTGACTTTTTATGTGAAACATGGCAATTTTATCGCCCGTACTTCGGTATTTATAAGTGTATTAATGGTATTGCTGGCGTTTGTGAAGAAGTTCGCATAA
- a CDS encoding metallophosphatase yields MDRRRFIRNVAAGTAGITLGAVPYELFAHEDFTTISILHTNDIHSHIEPFTDTDDRYANRGGLARIAKLATLERKKNLNTLLLDAGDMFQGTPYFNYFKGELMLKVMSEAGYDASTIGNHEFDNGLQGIKDPLPNAEFPIISSNYDFSDTILSGSFPEYKIFKRDGVRIGIYGVGIELENLVGKKNYGATVYNDPLVVAQKMESFLKNDKNCDLVICLSHLGLRYRDNKVSDMDLAAETSYTDLIIGGHTHTYLEKPLEEKNKLGQPVIVNQAWWAGLVVGKIDFVFEKSKRNKKAVYSDLL; encoded by the coding sequence ATGGATAGAAGAAGATTTATACGAAATGTAGCCGCCGGAACAGCCGGAATTACTTTAGGTGCAGTACCATACGAATTATTTGCACACGAAGATTTTACCACCATATCGATTTTGCATACCAATGATATTCATTCTCATATTGAGCCATTTACTGATACCGATGATCGTTATGCCAATAGAGGAGGTTTGGCACGAATTGCAAAATTAGCCACACTTGAACGGAAAAAAAATCTCAACACCTTGTTGCTTGATGCCGGGGATATGTTCCAGGGAACGCCCTACTTTAACTATTTTAAAGGCGAGTTGATGTTAAAGGTGATGAGCGAGGCCGGTTACGATGCAAGTACAATTGGTAATCACGAATTTGATAATGGATTGCAGGGCATAAAAGATCCGCTGCCAAATGCCGAATTCCCGATCATTTCTTCGAATTATGATTTTTCGGATACCATATTATCGGGGAGTTTCCCTGAGTATAAGATTTTTAAGCGCGATGGTGTAAGAATTGGAATTTACGGAGTAGGTATCGAGTTAGAAAATCTGGTTGGAAAGAAGAATTACGGAGCAACAGTTTATAACGATCCACTGGTTGTTGCACAAAAAATGGAAAGTTTCCTGAAGAATGATAAAAATTGTGATTTGGTAATTTGTCTTTCGCATTTAGGATTACGTTATCGTGACAACAAAGTAAGCGATATGGATCTTGCCGCAGAAACATCGTACACCGATTTAATTATTGGCGGACACACTCACACGTATCTTGAAAAACCGTTGGAGGAAAAGAATAAGCTGGGACAGCCTGTAATTGTAAATCAAGCCTGGTGGGCTGGTCTTGTTGTAGGGAAGATTGATTTTGTTTTCGAAAAATCAAAAAGGAATAAAAAAGCAGTTTATTCCGATCTGTTATAA
- a CDS encoding 5'-nucleotidase gives MRQTISYLLLITCLLFTFSCKTAFVQRSYDVENISVSEELGTMDSTIVKLYAPYRNILEKDMNRMLAISEKELVKEKPESLLTNFLADLLLEQGAVVANDHQLNFTPAVSFFNYGGIRSSLPKGEITVGNIFELMPFENELVFIELKGDKMQAFMDYIADHGGGSVGGARMVIANDKANDVKIGGKEIDFNKNYWLVTNDYVAAGGDGLEMLAENEQFINSGEKIRDAIIDYLEELTNNNQHVNPKLDERIK, from the coding sequence ATGCGACAAACTATCAGCTACCTGTTGTTAATAACTTGCCTCTTATTCACCTTTTCGTGTAAAACTGCGTTTGTTCAAAGAAGTTATGACGTTGAGAATATTTCTGTGTCTGAAGAACTTGGAACAATGGATAGTACTATTGTAAAGCTTTATGCACCGTACAGAAATATACTTGAAAAAGATATGAACCGGATGCTTGCCATTTCTGAAAAAGAATTGGTTAAAGAGAAACCTGAAAGTTTGCTGACGAACTTTTTGGCCGACTTACTTCTTGAACAGGGAGCTGTAGTGGCCAACGATCATCAATTGAATTTTACGCCTGCGGTGTCGTTTTTTAATTACGGCGGTATACGCTCATCACTCCCAAAAGGAGAAATTACGGTGGGCAATATTTTTGAGCTCATGCCTTTCGAGAATGAATTGGTTTTTATTGAACTGAAGGGAGACAAAATGCAGGCTTTTATGGATTATATTGCTGATCATGGTGGAGGAAGCGTTGGTGGAGCTCGAATGGTTATTGCCAACGATAAAGCGAACGATGTGAAAATAGGCGGAAAGGAAATCGATTTCAATAAAAATTACTGGTTGGTTACAAACGATTATGTGGCAGCTGGTGGCGATGGCCTTGAAATGTTAGCAGAAAATGAGCAGTTTATAAATAGCGGAGAAAAAATACGTGATGCGATAATTGATTACCTGGAAGAATTGACTAATAATAATCAGCACGTTAATCCGAAACTGGATGAGAGGATAAAATAA